The proteins below are encoded in one region of Brevundimonas fontaquae:
- a CDS encoding D-alanyl-D-alanine carboxypeptidase family protein, whose amino-acid sequence MWRSLFAFLSVCFVLTFAGDARAAGPCHTNADGWQAQGLANAASAYGMEWAPFGAAEWGWQAYLPLIQRELHTACGPGTPIFASQLAGFQQTHNLTPTGLFDAATFQVFRGLWQERRPFVMARVSGACPEPPPINQLGYLVEAEEHADRLTRLLRRDVLDAYRRLVAAARAEVPEVEADPELLQIFSGFRDPEADAARCAQQGNCDGLRRAVCSPHRTGTAVDLYVGQAPGLGVDSTTPASREYMARSATYRWLVTNAGRFGFVPYVYEPWHWEYVKPWDPSFAP is encoded by the coding sequence ATGTGGCGAAGCCTTTTTGCGTTCCTGTCCGTTTGCTTCGTTCTGACGTTCGCCGGCGACGCGCGTGCGGCCGGGCCATGCCACACCAACGCCGACGGTTGGCAGGCGCAGGGGCTGGCGAACGCTGCATCGGCCTACGGCATGGAATGGGCGCCGTTCGGGGCGGCGGAGTGGGGGTGGCAGGCCTATCTGCCGCTGATCCAGCGCGAACTACACACGGCCTGCGGACCCGGCACGCCGATCTTTGCATCGCAACTGGCGGGGTTTCAGCAGACGCATAACCTGACGCCGACCGGCCTGTTCGATGCGGCGACATTCCAGGTGTTTCGCGGCCTGTGGCAGGAGCGGCGGCCGTTCGTGATGGCGCGCGTCAGCGGAGCCTGTCCCGAGCCGCCGCCGATCAATCAGCTCGGCTATCTAGTAGAGGCCGAGGAACATGCCGACCGTCTGACACGTCTGCTGCGCCGTGACGTGCTGGACGCCTATCGCCGGCTGGTCGCGGCCGCACGGGCGGAGGTTCCGGAGGTGGAGGCCGATCCCGAACTGCTGCAGATCTTCTCCGGCTTCCGCGATCCCGAGGCGGACGCGGCGCGCTGTGCGCAGCAGGGCAACTGCGACGGCCTGCGTCGTGCCGTCTGCTCGCCGCATCGGACCGGCACGGCGGTCGATCTGTATGTCGGCCAGGCGCCGGGTCTGGGTGTTGATTCCACCACCCCGGCCAGCCGCGAATATATGGCGCGGTCGGCGACCTATCGCTGGCTGGTGACGAACGCTGGGCGTTTCGGCTTTGTGCCCTATGTCTATGAGCCGTGGCACTGGGAGTATGTGAAGCCTTGGGATCCTTCGTTCGCGCCCTGA